The proteins below are encoded in one region of Streptomyces sp. NBC_00490:
- a CDS encoding FG-GAP repeat protein has translation MVGERSTRGPAGCGSALSAGDTDGAGYPDLAVGVPSEKVGSMEDAGGVHVLRGARSGLTGTNSQWFTRATAGVPGDASEYDRFGSYVRLRDIDRDGDKDLLVSSNYYDPSALLPGRAGGITATGAKDLEVVAAFPQ, from the coding sequence GTGGTGGGGGAGAGGTCCACGAGGGGACCGGCGGGGTGCGGCTCCGCCCTCTCCGCCGGTGACACCGACGGCGCCGGGTACCCGGACCTGGCGGTCGGCGTGCCCTCCGAGAAGGTCGGCTCGATGGAGGACGCGGGCGGCGTGCACGTCCTGCGCGGCGCCAGGTCCGGACTCACCGGCACCAACTCCCAGTGGTTCACCCGCGCGACGGCGGGCGTCCCCGGCGACGCGAGTGAGTACGACCGCTTCGGCTCCTACGTCCGCCTGCGCGACATCGACCGCGACGGCGACAAGGACCTGCTGGTGTCGAGCAACTACTACGACCCGAGCGCCCTGCTGCCCGGCAGGGCCGGCGGCATCACGGCCACCGGCGCCAAGGACCTTGAGGTGGTGGCCGCGTTCCCGCAGTGA
- a CDS encoding cold-shock protein, whose translation MATGTVKWFNAEKGFGFIAQEGGGPDVFVHYSAINASGFRSLEENQQVSFDVTQGPKGPQAENVTPV comes from the coding sequence ATGGCTACCGGAACCGTGAAGTGGTTCAACGCCGAAAAGGGCTTTGGCTTTATCGCCCAGGAGGGCGGCGGCCCGGACGTCTTCGTCCACTACTCCGCCATCAACGCGAGCGGTTTCCGTTCGCTGGAGGAGAACCAGCAGGTCTCCTTCGACGTGACCCAGGGCCCGAAGGGCCCGCAGGCGGAGAACGTCACCCCCGTCTGA
- a CDS encoding AzlD domain-containing protein: MSATVAMILALAVGTYAFRLVGPALHGRVELPARVQELLSAGAVVLLTALLATGALTEGGGFAGWARPIGVLVGGVLAWRRAPFVVVVLGAAGTAAVLRAFGMA, translated from the coding sequence ATGAGCGCGACGGTCGCCATGATCCTGGCGCTGGCGGTCGGGACGTACGCCTTCCGGCTGGTCGGCCCCGCCCTGCACGGACGCGTGGAGCTGCCCGCACGCGTGCAGGAGCTGCTCTCCGCCGGTGCCGTCGTGCTGCTGACCGCCCTGCTCGCGACGGGCGCGCTGACCGAGGGCGGCGGCTTCGCCGGATGGGCGCGGCCGATCGGGGTGCTGGTCGGGGGTGTGCTGGCGTGGCGCAGGGCACCGTTCGTGGTGGTGGTGCTGGGGGCGGCGGGAACCGCGGCGGTGTTGCGAGCGTTCGGAATGGCGTAA
- a CDS encoding class I SAM-dependent methyltransferase, with protein MTDSDFLTSTRAFYDTVAEDYAERFRGELTVTPIERGLINAFAELVGKGAAVADLGCGPGRVTAYLDSLGLSVHGLDLSASMVAIARRENPGLRFEQGSMLDLDAADGSLAGVVSWYSSIHTPVEKLPALFAEFWRVLAPGGHLLLAFQVGDEPKRHDRPFGHDVILDFQRRRPEAIVDLLEAAGFAMVSRTVREPGHEWESTQQAFLIARRPA; from the coding sequence ATGACCGACTCCGATTTCCTGACCAGTACCCGGGCGTTCTACGACACCGTCGCCGAGGACTACGCCGAGCGCTTCCGCGGCGAGTTGACGGTGACGCCGATCGAGCGGGGGCTGATCAACGCCTTCGCCGAGCTCGTGGGCAAGGGCGCCGCGGTGGCCGACCTCGGGTGCGGGCCGGGGCGGGTGACCGCGTACCTGGACTCCCTCGGGCTGTCGGTCCACGGGCTCGACCTGTCGGCGTCGATGGTGGCGATCGCCCGGCGGGAGAACCCGGGGCTGCGGTTCGAGCAGGGGTCGATGCTGGACCTGGACGCGGCCGACGGGTCGCTCGCGGGGGTCGTGTCCTGGTACTCGTCCATCCACACCCCTGTGGAAAAACTTCCCGCCCTCTTCGCCGAGTTCTGGCGGGTCCTGGCCCCGGGCGGCCATCTGCTCCTCGCCTTCCAGGTCGGCGACGAGCCGAAGCGGCACGACCGGCCCTTCGGCCATGACGTGATCCTCGACTTCCAGCGGCGGCGGCCGGAGGCGATCGTGGACCTGCTGGAGGCGGCCGGGTTCGCGATGGTCTCGAGGACGGTGCGCGAGCCCGGCCACGAGTGGGAGTCCACGCAGCAGGCGTTCCTGATCGCCCGCAGACCCGCCTAG
- a CDS encoding helix-turn-helix domain-containing protein produces the protein MSDSQPPARLPLEWIAASLRRERARVGLSLSELAKRAGIAKSTLSQLEGGGGNPSVETLWALAVALGVPFSALVEPPAPSVQVIRAGQGPSVASEQANYVGALLSSSPPGARRDIYRITAEPGAARDSEPHIPGSVEHLIVSTGRVKAGPKGEEVELEPGDYMAYRGDVAHSYEALLPGTTFVLVMQHM, from the coding sequence ATGTCCGACAGCCAGCCGCCCGCCCGACTGCCCCTGGAGTGGATCGCCGCCTCGCTGCGGCGGGAACGCGCCCGCGTCGGGCTCTCGCTGTCCGAGCTCGCCAAACGGGCCGGGATCGCGAAGTCGACCTTGTCGCAGCTGGAGGGGGGCGGCGGGAACCCGAGCGTGGAGACGCTGTGGGCGCTGGCGGTGGCGCTGGGGGTCCCGTTCAGTGCCCTGGTGGAGCCGCCGGCGCCGTCGGTGCAGGTCATCCGGGCGGGGCAGGGACCGTCGGTGGCGTCCGAGCAGGCGAACTACGTCGGCGCGCTGCTCTCCTCCAGTCCGCCCGGAGCGCGGCGGGACATCTACCGGATCACCGCGGAGCCCGGCGCGGCCCGTGACTCGGAGCCGCACATCCCCGGTTCGGTCGAACACCTGATCGTGAGCACCGGTCGGGTCAAGGCGGGGCCGAAGGGCGAGGAGGTCGAGCTGGAGCCCGGGGACTACATGGCGTATCGCGGGGATGTGGCGCACTCCTATGAGGCGCTGCTGCCCGGGACGACGTTCGTGCTGGTCATGCAGCACATGTAG
- a CDS encoding AzlC family ABC transporter permease translates to MRTAERTPRFPFAPDLVRDASLVWLASGVVGVSFGAIAVAGGLPVWVPVVMSLVVYAGSAQFSAVGVLLAGGGPLAAAATGLLLNTRTAAFSLAVADTLGEGRLARLVGAHLVTDETVAFALAQSDPVRRRTAFWVSGLGLFAVWNIGVLAGALAGDALGDTARYGLDAAFPAVLVALVLPALRRDAAVRRSAVLGACVALALAPVAPAGVPVLLALAGLLVFGRRRSA, encoded by the coding sequence ATGCGTACGGCAGAGCGAACACCGCGCTTCCCCTTCGCCCCGGATCTGGTCCGGGACGCCTCCCTCGTCTGGCTCGCCAGCGGCGTCGTCGGCGTCTCCTTCGGCGCGATCGCCGTCGCCGGCGGGTTGCCGGTGTGGGTGCCGGTGGTGATGTCCCTCGTCGTCTACGCGGGCTCCGCCCAGTTCAGCGCGGTCGGTGTGCTGCTCGCCGGTGGCGGCCCGCTCGCCGCGGCGGCGACCGGTCTGCTCCTGAACACCCGCACGGCGGCCTTCAGCCTCGCCGTGGCCGACACCCTCGGCGAGGGCCGGCTGGCCCGGCTCGTCGGGGCGCACCTCGTCACCGACGAGACGGTCGCCTTCGCCCTCGCCCAGAGCGATCCGGTACGACGCCGTACGGCGTTCTGGGTCTCGGGGCTCGGCCTGTTCGCCGTGTGGAACATCGGTGTCCTGGCCGGCGCCCTCGCCGGCGACGCCCTCGGCGACACGGCCCGCTACGGCCTGGACGCGGCCTTCCCCGCCGTCCTCGTCGCCCTGGTGCTGCCCGCGCTGCGCAGGGACGCGGCCGTACGACGATCCGCGGTGCTCGGCGCCTGCGTGGCGCTGGCCCTGGCTCCCGTCGCCCCGGCGGGCGTCCCCGTGCTGCTGGCCCTGGCGGGACTGTTGGTCTTCGGCCGGAGGCGGTCGGCATGA
- a CDS encoding FtsK/SpoIIIE domain-containing protein, translating to MRLSLTVVDPIGGASADVVLDADPESSVGDITRELARHVGLDGGAQIIPIGGHVGGQANPGGAPLAYVDGYPLDPAANIVGSALREGAVVSLHDPAGCLLGEPTGIVEFRVAGGPAAGAVHRLGVGRYDIGSGPAATLRIEDPELAARAATLSIAIDGTCDVTLHGVDKKDASKKKDEAEDNDGDRPRLDGEDFDGGSWPLGSQLALGNTLLEIDGYSPPNAALKWSEDGAGLDYNRPPRLRPAERKTQFRLPSPPREYEARPLPWLMALFPLVGAVVSVMIFGRWYYMIMALMSPLMLFGNYFMDKKHGRKSHAKQVKEYKETKERIEKDAEDALRLERLDRRRDIPDPAAVLAFGTGPRTRLWERRRTDADHLLLRVGTGRVRSEVVLDDPEQDEHKRQVTWKIQDSPVALPLRDLGVVGIAGPGDSAQALGRWAVAQTAVLHSPMDVQFYVLTENEAHPRWDWVRWLPHARPASGQDVNVLIGTDAETVGARVGELTQLLDARQKALKENNSSGGGPAFSDPDIVVVWDGSRRLRSMPGVVRLLREGPAVAIYAICLDEEERFLPGECQAYVVAEPRRLEETAAASVMGVPQTAAGGFPSFQAWHQGARQDRQDTEQALELRLRVEQTGSRRRTDVRPDFVSAAWCARLSRSLSPLRDISGETEDSALPSSSRLLDVLQLEPPTRDDIAARWRMGGQSTMAVIGESYDGPFGIDLRRDGPHGLIAGTTGSGKSELLQTIVAALAVANTPENMTFVLVDYKGGSAFKDCVKLPHTVGMVTDLDAHLVERALESLGAELKRREHILAAADAKDIEDYQDLVRRDPSHAHVPRLLIVIDEFASMVRDLPDFVTGLVNIAQRGRSLGIHLLLATQRPSGVVSPEIRANTNLRIALRVTDAGESTDVIDAPDAGHIAKSTPGRAYVRLGHASLVPFQSGRVGGRRPGAADPAALAPWAGQLAWQDLGRAGLSKPKSEAREDDEITDLKVLVDAVREANQALGIPAQHSPWLPALDEMLLLDEIPAVQGRGSLPAAPYGIEDLPSDQARRPVVVDFSTFGHLLVAGAPRSGRSQVLRTIAGSLARTLSSADVHLYGIDCGNGALNALTSLPHCGAVVSRNQQERVIRLFSRLTGELNRRQELLAEKGYADIGEQRSFAAEDERLPHIVVLLDRWEGWLPTLGEYNHGDLTDQVMALMREGASVGLHLVITGDRQLLTGRISSLTEDKYGLRLADRGDFSMLDINARKIPEEIPPGRGYASETATETQFALLAEDTTGQGQAAALVAIGEAAAARDAELPRSRRPFRVDVLPSRISFADAWAMRDPATSASPLWSLVGVGGDELTAFGPDLSQGVPAFVIGGPAKSGRSTVLLNIARSCLAQGVRLILAAPRPSPLRELEGQEGVLKVFTGRDIDEDEMEELIGSASPEQPIVTLVDDAEVHDDCDAEDIFKRIVERGVEEGLAVVIAGDEEEICDGFSGWQVDMKKARRGILLSPQDSSAGELIGIRTNRSMVGGQITPGKGMLHLGTGEHLTVTTPM from the coding sequence GTGCGCCTGAGTCTGACCGTCGTCGACCCGATCGGCGGGGCCAGCGCCGACGTGGTGCTCGACGCCGATCCGGAGTCGTCGGTCGGCGACATCACCCGGGAGCTGGCGCGACACGTCGGTCTCGACGGCGGCGCGCAGATCATCCCCATCGGCGGACACGTCGGCGGGCAGGCGAACCCCGGGGGCGCACCGCTGGCGTACGTCGACGGCTACCCCCTCGACCCCGCCGCGAACATCGTCGGTTCCGCGCTGCGCGAGGGCGCCGTCGTCAGCCTGCACGACCCGGCCGGCTGTCTGCTCGGTGAGCCGACGGGGATCGTCGAGTTCCGGGTGGCCGGCGGCCCTGCCGCGGGCGCCGTGCACCGGCTCGGCGTGGGGCGGTACGACATCGGCAGCGGTCCGGCCGCGACCTTGCGGATCGAGGATCCCGAACTCGCCGCGCGCGCGGCCACCTTGTCCATCGCCATCGACGGCACGTGCGATGTCACCCTGCACGGCGTCGACAAGAAGGACGCGTCCAAGAAGAAGGACGAAGCCGAAGACAACGACGGCGACCGTCCCCGTCTCGACGGGGAGGACTTCGACGGCGGCTCCTGGCCCCTCGGGTCCCAACTCGCCCTCGGCAACACCCTGTTGGAGATCGACGGCTACAGTCCGCCGAACGCGGCCCTGAAGTGGTCGGAGGACGGCGCCGGGCTCGACTACAACCGGCCTCCTCGGCTGCGCCCGGCGGAGCGCAAGACACAGTTCCGGCTGCCCTCTCCGCCCAGGGAGTACGAGGCTCGGCCGCTGCCCTGGCTGATGGCGCTGTTCCCGCTGGTCGGTGCCGTGGTCTCGGTCATGATCTTCGGCCGCTGGTACTACATGATCATGGCGCTGATGAGCCCTCTGATGCTCTTCGGCAACTACTTCATGGACAAGAAGCACGGGCGCAAGTCCCATGCGAAGCAGGTCAAGGAGTACAAGGAGACCAAGGAGCGGATCGAGAAGGACGCCGAGGACGCGCTGCGTCTGGAGCGGCTCGACCGGCGCAGGGACATCCCCGACCCGGCCGCCGTGCTGGCCTTCGGCACCGGGCCGCGTACCCGGCTGTGGGAGCGGCGGCGCACCGACGCCGACCATCTGCTCCTGCGCGTGGGCACCGGCCGGGTCCGCTCCGAGGTCGTCCTCGACGACCCCGAGCAGGACGAGCACAAGCGTCAGGTCACCTGGAAGATCCAGGACTCGCCCGTCGCGCTGCCGCTGCGGGACCTCGGGGTCGTCGGTATCGCCGGGCCCGGTGACTCCGCCCAGGCGCTCGGGCGGTGGGCCGTCGCCCAGACCGCCGTGCTGCACAGCCCGATGGACGTGCAGTTCTATGTGCTCACCGAGAACGAGGCGCACCCGCGCTGGGACTGGGTGCGCTGGCTGCCGCACGCCCGCCCGGCGAGCGGCCAGGACGTCAACGTCCTGATCGGGACGGACGCCGAGACCGTCGGCGCGCGCGTCGGCGAGCTGACCCAGCTGCTCGACGCCCGGCAGAAGGCCCTCAAGGAGAACAACAGCAGCGGCGGCGGTCCCGCGTTCTCCGACCCCGACATTGTCGTCGTATGGGACGGGTCGCGGCGGCTGCGGTCGATGCCGGGTGTCGTACGGCTGCTGCGGGAGGGCCCGGCCGTGGCCATCTACGCGATCTGTCTGGACGAGGAGGAGCGGTTCCTGCCCGGCGAGTGCCAGGCGTACGTCGTCGCCGAGCCGCGGCGCCTCGAGGAGACCGCCGCCGCGTCGGTGATGGGCGTGCCGCAGACCGCGGCCGGCGGCTTCCCCTCCTTCCAGGCCTGGCACCAGGGCGCCCGGCAGGACCGGCAGGACACCGAGCAGGCTCTCGAACTGCGGCTGCGGGTCGAGCAGACCGGCTCCCGCCGCAGGACCGACGTCCGGCCCGACTTCGTCTCCGCCGCCTGGTGCGCACGGCTGTCCCGGTCGCTGTCGCCGCTGCGGGACATCAGCGGCGAGACCGAGGACTCCGCGCTCCCGTCCTCCAGCCGGCTCCTCGACGTGCTCCAGCTGGAGCCGCCGACGCGTGACGACATCGCCGCGCGCTGGCGCATGGGCGGGCAGTCCACCATGGCGGTCATCGGCGAGTCGTACGACGGTCCCTTCGGCATCGACCTGCGGCGCGACGGCCCGCACGGACTCATCGCCGGTACGACCGGTTCCGGTAAGTCGGAGCTGCTGCAGACGATCGTGGCCGCGCTCGCGGTCGCCAACACCCCCGAGAACATGACGTTCGTCCTCGTCGACTACAAGGGCGGATCCGCGTTCAAGGACTGCGTCAAGCTCCCGCACACCGTCGGCATGGTCACCGACCTCGACGCCCATCTCGTCGAGCGTGCCCTGGAGTCGCTGGGCGCGGAGCTGAAGCGGCGCGAGCACATCCTCGCCGCCGCCGACGCCAAGGACATCGAGGACTACCAGGACCTGGTGCGCCGGGACCCGTCCCACGCGCATGTGCCCCGACTGCTCATCGTCATCGACGAGTTCGCGTCCATGGTCCGTGACCTGCCCGACTTCGTCACCGGCCTGGTCAACATCGCCCAGCGAGGCCGTTCTCTCGGCATCCACCTCCTGCTGGCCACCCAGCGGCCCAGCGGTGTCGTGTCGCCCGAGATCCGCGCCAACACCAACCTGCGGATCGCGCTGCGCGTGACCGACGCCGGTGAGTCGACCGACGTCATCGACGCGCCCGACGCCGGGCACATCGCCAAGAGCACCCCCGGTCGCGCGTACGTCCGGCTCGGCCACGCCTCCCTCGTCCCCTTCCAGTCGGGCCGTGTCGGTGGCCGCCGTCCGGGTGCCGCCGATCCCGCCGCGCTCGCGCCGTGGGCCGGTCAGCTGGCCTGGCAGGACCTGGGCCGGGCCGGGCTCAGCAAGCCCAAGTCCGAGGCGCGTGAGGACGACGAGATCACCGACCTCAAGGTGCTGGTGGACGCCGTAAGGGAGGCCAACCAGGCGCTGGGCATCCCGGCCCAGCACTCCCCGTGGCTGCCCGCTCTGGACGAGATGCTGCTGCTGGACGAGATTCCCGCGGTGCAGGGCCGGGGGTCGCTGCCGGCGGCGCCGTACGGTATCGAGGACCTGCCGTCCGACCAGGCCCGCCGCCCGGTCGTCGTCGACTTCTCCACCTTCGGGCACCTGCTGGTCGCCGGCGCCCCGCGCAGCGGCCGCTCGCAGGTGCTGCGGACGATCGCCGGTTCCCTGGCCCGCACGCTGTCCAGCGCCGATGTCCATCTGTACGGCATCGACTGCGGAAACGGCGCCCTGAACGCGCTGACCAGCCTGCCGCACTGCGGTGCGGTGGTCAGCCGTAACCAGCAGGAGCGCGTCATCCGGCTCTTCAGCCGGCTGACCGGTGAACTCAACCGACGCCAGGAGCTGTTGGCGGAGAAGGGTTACGCCGACATCGGCGAGCAGCGTTCGTTCGCCGCCGAGGACGAGCGGCTGCCGCACATCGTGGTGCTGCTCGACCGCTGGGAGGGCTGGCTGCCCACCCTCGGCGAGTACAACCACGGTGACCTCACCGACCAGGTGATGGCGCTGATGCGGGAGGGCGCGAGCGTCGGCCTGCATCTGGTGATCACCGGCGACCGCCAGCTGCTGACGGGGCGGATCTCCTCGCTGACCGAGGACAAGTACGGTCTGCGGCTGGCGGACCGCGGCGACTTCTCGATGCTGGACATCAACGCCCGCAAGATCCCCGAGGAGATCCCGCCCGGCCGCGGGTACGCCAGCGAGACGGCCACGGAGACCCAGTTCGCGCTGCTGGCCGAGGACACCACCGGTCAGGGCCAGGCCGCGGCGCTCGTCGCGATCGGCGAGGCCGCGGCCGCGCGGGACGCCGAACTGCCGCGCTCGCGCCGCCCGTTCCGGGTGGACGTGCTGCCCAGCCGGATCTCCTTCGCCGACGCCTGGGCGATGCGCGACCCGGCGACGAGCGCCTCGCCGCTCTGGTCCCTGGTGGGTGTCGGCGGCGACGAGCTGACCGCCTTCGGCCCCGATCTCTCCCAGGGCGTCCCGGCGTTCGTGATCGGCGGCCCCGCGAAGTCCGGACGCAGCACGGTGCTGCTGAACATCGCGCGGTCCTGTCTCGCCCAGGGCGTACGGCTGATCCTCGCCGCCCCGCGTCCGTCCCCGCTGCGTGAACTGGAGGGGCAGGAAGGTGTCCTGAAGGTCTTCACGGGCCGGGACATCGACGAGGACGAGATGGAGGAGCTCATCGGCTCGGCCAGCCCCGAGCAGCCGATCGTCACCCTCGTCGACGACGCGGAGGTGCACGACGACTGCGACGCCGAGGACATCTTCAAGCGCATCGTGGAGCGCGGTGTCGAGGAGGGCCTCGCCGTCGTCATCGCCGGTGACGAGGAGGAGATCTGTGACGGCTTCTCCGGCTGGCAGGTCGACATGAAGAAGGCCCGCCGCGGCATCCTGCTGTCCCCGCAGGACAGTTCGGCGGGCGAGCTGATCGGCATCCGCACGAACCGGAGCATGGTCGGCGGCCAGATCACCCCGGGCAAGGGCATGCTGCACCTGGGCACCGGGGAGCACCTGACCGTCACGACGCCGATGTAG
- the kstD gene encoding 3-oxosteroid 1-dehydrogenase: MTTTSADPAGPRPTRRQLLGTTAAAGLAVATGVQQSARAADLPLLGTYDVVVIGSGAAGMTAALTAAKRGLSCVVLEKAPTFGGSAARSGAGIWIPNNPVILAAGVPDTPAKAAAYLAAVVGPEIPADRQRAFLANGPAMLSFVMANSPLRFRWMEGYSDYYPELPGGLPNGRSIEPDYLDGNILGAELARLNPPYMAVPDGMVVFSADYKWLALSAVSAKGLAVATECLARGTKALTLGQTPLTMGQSLAAGLRKGLLDAGVPVRLNTPLTDLLVENGTVAGAVVPGGLYRARRGVIVGSGGFEHNLAMRTQYQQQPIGVDWTVGAKENTGDGIRAGQRVGAGVALMDDAWWGPAIPLPGQPYFCLAERTLPGTLLVNAAGRRFVNEAGPYSDVVHTMYERNPTDPDIPAWLIADQNYRNRYLFKDVAPTFVLPDDWYSSGAAKKAWSLDALATAIGVPPAALRTTVDRFNSLARQGTDTDFHRGDSAYDHYYTDPSVLPNSCLAPLWLPPYYAFRIVPGDLGTKGGLRTDARARVLREDGSVIPGLYAAGNASAAVMGRSYAGAGSTIGPAMTFGYIAARDL, encoded by the coding sequence ATGACGACCACGAGCGCGGACCCCGCAGGACCGAGACCCACCCGAAGGCAGCTCCTCGGCACCACCGCGGCCGCCGGACTGGCCGTCGCGACCGGGGTGCAGCAGAGCGCCCGCGCCGCCGACCTGCCCCTCCTCGGGACGTACGACGTCGTCGTCATCGGCTCCGGCGCCGCCGGCATGACCGCCGCCCTCACCGCCGCCAAACGGGGCCTGAGCTGTGTCGTCCTGGAGAAGGCGCCCACCTTCGGCGGGTCCGCGGCCCGATCCGGGGCCGGCATCTGGATCCCCAACAACCCCGTGATCCTCGCCGCCGGTGTACCGGACACCCCCGCTAAGGCCGCCGCCTATCTCGCCGCGGTCGTCGGCCCCGAGATCCCCGCGGACCGGCAGCGTGCCTTCCTCGCCAACGGCCCCGCCATGCTCTCCTTCGTCATGGCCAACAGCCCGCTGCGGTTCCGCTGGATGGAGGGGTACAGCGACTACTACCCGGAGCTGCCGGGCGGTCTGCCCAACGGGCGTTCCATCGAGCCCGACTACCTCGACGGCAATATCCTGGGCGCCGAACTCGCCCGTCTGAACCCGCCGTACATGGCCGTCCCGGACGGCATGGTGGTCTTCAGCGCCGACTACAAGTGGCTCGCCCTCTCCGCGGTCAGTGCCAAGGGCCTCGCCGTCGCCACGGAGTGTCTGGCCCGCGGCACCAAGGCGCTCACGCTCGGGCAGACGCCCCTCACCATGGGGCAGTCGCTCGCCGCCGGACTGCGCAAGGGGCTGCTGGACGCGGGCGTGCCGGTCAGGCTGAACACCCCGCTCACCGACCTCCTCGTCGAGAACGGCACCGTGGCCGGGGCGGTGGTCCCCGGCGGTCTCTACCGGGCGCGCCGAGGCGTCATCGTCGGTTCCGGCGGTTTCGAGCACAACCTCGCCATGCGCACCCAGTACCAGCAGCAGCCCATCGGCGTCGACTGGACCGTCGGAGCCAAGGAGAACACCGGGGACGGCATACGGGCGGGGCAGCGCGTCGGCGCGGGCGTCGCCCTCATGGACGACGCCTGGTGGGGGCCCGCCATCCCGCTCCCGGGCCAACCGTACTTCTGTCTCGCCGAACGCACCCTCCCGGGCACGCTCCTCGTCAACGCCGCCGGCCGTCGCTTCGTCAACGAGGCCGGTCCCTACAGCGACGTCGTCCACACCATGTACGAGCGCAACCCCACCGACCCCGACATCCCGGCCTGGCTGATCGCCGACCAGAACTACCGCAACCGGTACCTCTTCAAGGACGTCGCGCCGACCTTCGTCCTGCCCGACGACTGGTACAGCTCGGGCGCCGCCAAGAAGGCCTGGAGTCTCGATGCCCTCGCCACCGCCATCGGCGTCCCGCCGGCCGCGCTGCGCACGACCGTCGACCGCTTCAACTCCCTTGCCCGGCAAGGCACGGACACCGACTTCCACCGCGGCGACAGCGCCTACGACCACTACTACACCGACCCCTCCGTCCTCCCCAACTCCTGCCTCGCCCCCCTCTGGCTGCCTCCCTACTACGCCTTCCGCATCGTCCCCGGCGACCTCGGCACGAAGGGCGGTCTGCGCACGGACGCCCGGGCGCGGGTGCTGAGGGAGGACGGCTCGGTCATCCCCGGCCTGTACGCCGCCGGGAACGCCAGCGCGGCGGTCATGGGCCGCAGTTACGCCGGCGCCGGCTCGACGATCGGCCCGGCGATGACCTTCGGCTACATCGCGGCCAGGGATCTCTAG
- a CDS encoding DUF6817 domain-containing protein, which produces MAYDPMAEADSLLRELGAASIAHPGGTLLAHLHRVRARLAAWDACPALQLAGLCHAFYGTDGFARVLLPLDRRSDLMAAIGEEAEAIVYFYASCDREATYPTLAVPGSPFHDRFTGRAYVPGPALRQDFAELTAANEIDLAAEDPAFRDRHGPGLLALFTRFRALLSRPAHEDCLSVLLGPTPLHGP; this is translated from the coding sequence ATGGCCTACGACCCGATGGCTGAAGCCGATTCCCTTCTGAGGGAGTTGGGCGCCGCGAGCATTGCCCACCCCGGCGGTACGCTCCTCGCCCACCTCCACCGCGTCCGCGCCCGGCTCGCCGCCTGGGACGCCTGCCCCGCCCTCCAACTCGCGGGCCTGTGCCATGCCTTCTACGGCACCGACGGCTTCGCGCGGGTACTGCTTCCGCTCGACCGGCGTTCCGATCTCATGGCGGCGATCGGCGAGGAGGCGGAGGCGATCGTGTACTTCTACGCGAGCTGCGACCGCGAGGCCACGTATCCGACGCTCGCGGTTCCCGGCTCGCCGTTCCACGACCGTTTCACCGGGCGCGCATACGTCCCCGGCCCCGCCCTCCGCCAGGACTTCGCCGAACTCACCGCCGCCAACGAAATCGACCTCGCCGCCGAGGACCCCGCCTTCCGGGACCGCCACGGCCCCGGCCTGCTCGCCCTCTTCACCCGCTTCCGCGCGCTCCTGAGCCGGCCCGCCCACGAGGACTGTCTCTCCGTACTCCTCGGCCCAACCCCCTTGCACGGCCCTTGA
- a CDS encoding menaquinone biosynthetic enzyme MqnA/MqnD family protein, translating into MDNSRTRPRVGHIQFLNCLPLYWGLARTGTLLDFELTKDTPEKLSEKLVRGDLDIGPITLVEFLRNADDLVAFPDIAVGCDGPVMSCVIVSKVPLDELDGARVALGSTSRTSVRLAQLLLADRYGVRPDYYTCPPDLSLMMQEAEAAVLIGDAALRANLLDGPKYGLEVHDLGALWKQWTGLPFVFAVWAARKDYLEREPAITRKVHQAFLASRNLSLDEVGKVAEQAARWEEFDEQVLERYFTTLDFRFGGPQLEAVAEFARRVGPTTGFAADVKVELLQP; encoded by the coding sequence GTGGACAATTCACGCACCCGGCCGCGCGTCGGCCACATCCAGTTCCTGAACTGCCTGCCCCTGTACTGGGGGCTCGCGAGAACGGGCACACTCCTCGATTTCGAGCTGACGAAGGACACCCCGGAGAAGCTCAGCGAGAAGCTGGTGCGAGGCGATCTCGACATCGGTCCCATCACCCTCGTCGAGTTCCTGCGCAACGCCGACGACCTCGTCGCCTTCCCCGACATCGCCGTCGGCTGCGACGGCCCGGTGATGTCCTGTGTGATCGTCTCGAAGGTCCCGCTGGACGAGTTGGACGGCGCGAGGGTGGCCCTCGGGTCCACCTCCCGTACGTCGGTCCGCCTCGCCCAGCTCCTCCTGGCCGACCGCTACGGCGTACGCCCCGACTACTACACCTGCCCGCCCGACCTCAGCCTGATGATGCAGGAGGCCGAGGCGGCGGTCCTGATCGGCGACGCCGCACTGCGGGCGAACCTGCTCGACGGCCCGAAGTACGGCCTCGAGGTGCATGACCTCGGCGCGCTCTGGAAGCAGTGGACCGGCCTGCCGTTCGTCTTCGCGGTCTGGGCGGCCCGCAAGGACTACCTGGAACGCGAACCGGCGATCACCCGCAAGGTCCACCAGGCCTTCCTCGCCTCCCGGAACCTGTCGCTCGACGAGGTCGGCAAGGTCGCCGAACAGGCGGCACGCTGGGAGGAGTTCGACGAGCAGGTCCTGGAGCGGTACTTCACCACCCTCGACTTCCGCTTCGGGGGACCGCAGCTGGAGGCGGTCGCGGAGTTCGCGCGGCGGGTGGGACCGACGACGGGTTTCGCCGCGGACGTGAAGGTGGAACTGCTCCAGCCGTAG